Proteins from a single region of Strix aluco isolate bStrAlu1 chromosome 5, bStrAlu1.hap1, whole genome shotgun sequence:
- the ITIH2 gene encoding inter-alpha-trypsin inhibitor heavy chain H2 has protein sequence MKHLICFLVLFLISGVGSFDLVIDEIPDEVENLIDLEIDGVPSSSKMRNGRYQRSTSDWGYVGDLVEDDDKIGLYSYKVQSTITSRLANTMIQAKMVNNAKRSQHIVFDVQVPKGAFIDNFTMDVNGITFTSKIREKSEARKMYSQAKAKGKAAGIVRSNALDMENFQTEVNVPPGTRIQFELHYHEMIRRKLSSYEHIISVKPGRLAKHMEVDVRIIEPQGLRYVHVPNSLGDHFDGITTISKGEKKAHVSFKPTMAQQRKCPTCSSTAVDGNFVVQYDVNRETTGGELEIFNGYFIHFFAPENLDPLPKNILFVIDVSGSMWGLKMKQTIEAMKAILSELRAADQFSLIDFNHNVRCWRNNLVSATPAQVEDAKKYIQTIHPNGGTNINEALLRATFILNEAQNLGMLDPNSVSMIVLVSDGDPTVGELKLTTIQKNVKQSIKDEFSLFCLGIGFDVDYDFLQRIATDNRGMAQRIFGNQETSAQMKNFYNQVSTPLLKKIQFNYPQESVSDVTQSSFHNYFGGSEIVVAGKVDTENLQHLESVVTATAANAELVMETLRDVEELDGFMKKDKYADPDFTRKLWAYLTVNQMLAERNTAPTAALKRNITKSILQMSLDHHIVTPFTSMLIENAEKDEIMLADQPKDPRRGCCPGTLGLTPNAPNNNKGIPAWANVTAVPVSFMPEQRSPPVSSLSINRVDNDPHFIIYLPKSQRNICFNINSDPGKILNLVSDPGTGVVVNGQLVGAKKTENKKLNTYFGKIGFYFKNKGLKVEITTETITLKDGSYGITLTWSDTGHIIRKQLLISVKKESNVTITVGEEMSFMVLLHRVWKNHPVNVDFLGIYIPPENQFSPEAHGLIGQFASEPEVYIHHQRPGQDPGKPQATMEVKGNKLTVTRGLQKDYRTDRVLGTDVQCWFVHNSGKGFIDGHYKDYLVPHLYSFLKKP, from the exons atgaagcatctGATCTGCTTCCTGGTTTTGTTCCTCATTTCTGGAGTAGGAAGCTTTGATCTTGTTATCGACGAAATCCCAGAT gAAGTGGAGAACCTGATTGACCTAGAAATCGATGGAGTTCCTTCAAGCTCCAAGATGAGGAATGGCAGGTATCAG cgAAGCACATCTGACTGGGGGTATGTTGGAGACCTG GTGGAGGACGATGACAAGATAGGTCTTTACAGCTACAAAGTTCAATCCACTATAACGTCACGGTTGGCCAACACAATGATCCAAGCCAAAATGGTGAATAATGCAAAACGGTCCCAGCACATAGTGTTTGATGTACAAGTCCCCAAAGGAGCTTTTATTGACAACTTTACCAT GGATGTCAATGGTATAACATTTACCAGCAAAATTCGGGAAAAATCTGAAGCCAGAAAAATGTACTCTCAAGCAAAAGCCAAAGGCAAAGCTGCTGGAATAGTAAG GAGCAATGCCTTGGATATGGAAAACTTCCAAACCGAAGTGAATGTGCCCCCAGGGACGAGGATCCAGTTCGAACTTCACTACCATGAAATGATTCGGAGGAAACTGAGCTCTTATGAGCACATCATCTCAGTGAAGCCAGGACGCTTGGCGAAGCACATGGAG GTGGATGTCCGCATTATTGAGCCACAGGGACTTCGCTATGTGCATGTTCCTAATTCCCTCGGAGATCATTTTGATGGAATCACCACCATCTccaagggagagaaaaag GCTCATGTTTCCTTCAAGCCAACGATGGCTCAACAACGAAAATGCCCCACGTGCTCATCCACAGCAGTAGATGGAAATTTTGTGGTGCAATATGATGTGAACAGAGAAACCACAGGTGGAGAATTGGAA atttttaatgGCTATTTTATTCACTTCTTTGCTCCGGAAAATCTTGATCCTCTGcctaaaaacattttatttgttataGACGTCAGTGGCTCGATGTGGGGACTGAAAATGAAACAA ACCATCGAGGCCATGAAGGCAATATTGAGTGAGCTCCGTGCTGCTGATCAGTTCTCCCTTATTGACTTCAACCACAATGTCCGATGCTGGAGAAATAATCTAGTCTCAGCCACCCCAGCCCAGGTTGAAGATGCTAAGAAGTACATCCAGACAATCCATCCCAACGGGG GCACAAATATCAATGAAGCTCTTCTCCGGGCCACATTCATCCTGAATGAAGCCCAAAACTTAGGCATGTTGGACCCTAACTCAGTCTCTATGATCGTATTGGTGTCTGACGGAGACCCGACAGTAG GTGAGCTAAAGCTGACGACGATCCAGAAGAATGTGAAGCAGAGCATAAAGGACGaattctctctcttctgcctcgGGATTGGGTTTGATGTAGATTACGATTTCCTGCAGAGAATCGCGACTGACAACCGTGGCATGGCCCAGAGGATTTTTGGAAATCAGGAGACTTCTGCCCAAATGAAG AATTTCTACAACCAGGTCTCCACCCCACTTTTGAAGAAGATTCAGTTCAACTACCCCCAGGAGTCAGTGTCAGACGTCACCCAGAGCAGCTTCCACAACTACTTTGGTGGCTCAGAGATAGTAGTAGCTGGGAAAGttgacacagaaaacctgcaGCACTTGGAAAGCGTTGTCACAGCGACAGCA GCAAATGCAGAGCTCGTCATGGAAACCCTGCGAGATGTTGAAGAACTGGATGGCTTCATGAAGAAAGACAAATACGCAGACCCTGATTTCACTAGGAAGCTGTGGGCTTATCTGACTGTCAATCAGATGCTGGCAGAGAG AAACACAGCCCCCACTGCAGCTTTGAAGAGGAACATCACCAAATCCATCCTACAGATGTCTCTTGACCATCATATTGTTACCCCCTTCACATCCATGCTGATAGAGAACGCCGAAAAGGATGAGATAATGCTGGCAGACCAGCCCAAAGACCCCAGAAGGGGCTGCTGCCCAG GTACTCTAGGATTAACTCCAAACGCACCTAATAATAACAAAGGTATTCCAGCCTGGGCCAATGTCACAGCTGTACCAGTCAGCTTCATGCCTGAGCAAAGGAGTCCTCCTGTGTCCTCTCTGAGCATAAACAGAG TTGACAATGACCCACACTTCATCATATACCTGCCCAAGAGCCAAAGAAACATCTGTTTCAATATCAACTCAGATCCTGGAAAGATCCTAAACTTGGTTTCTGATCCTGGTACTG GAGTTGTGGTCAACGGGCAGCTTGTTGGGGCCAAGAAAACAGAGAATAAGAAACTCAATACATACTTCGGCAAAAttgggttttatttcaaaaacaaaggCCTGAAAGTGGAGATCACCACAGAAACAATAACGCTGAAAGATGGATCTTATGGCATCACACTGACCTGGTCTGACACGGGGCACATCATTCGGAAACA GCTTCTCATATCTGTGAAGAAAGAAAGCAACGTTACTATCACTGTGGGTGAGGAGATGTCCTTCATGGTTTTGCTGCACCGTGTGTGGAAGAATCACCCAGTTAATGTTGACTTCCTGGGAATCTACATTCCCCCTGAAAACCAGTTCTCTCCTGAAGCCCATGGGCTGATAG GTCAGTTTGCGTCTGAACCAGAAGTGTATATCCACCACCAAAGACCTGGGCAAGATCCAGGGAAACCACAAGCCACCATGGAAGTGAAAGGCAACAAGCTCACTGTTACCAG GGGATTGCAGAAGGACTACAGGACAGACCGCGTGCTCGGGACTGACGTGCAGTGCTGGTTTGTGCACAACAGCGGGAAGGGTTTCATAGACGGCCACTACAAGGATTACCTCGTCCCCCACCTGTACAGCTTTCTGAAGAAACCCTGA